TCATATAAGCTGATTCATAACATCATGCCAGGCTTCTACTTCAAGTCTGTTGGGGGTTCTGGCTCTATCGGTAAGATTTTCAACTCTATTTTATTTGTCTACTTCCGCATGCAGTATAAGGATTCTGTGTATACAAGAGCTGCCACATTCGGTGGTACACAGGAAGTTATGCAGACTACTCACATCGTCAACGACGGCAATGCACTTCAGCAGTTGATAAATAATCAAAGCGACACTTATCTCAAAACACCAGCTGGTATCTTTACCCAGATGACTCTTCCTGTTGAGGAAATCGTTGCTGGACATGAGAAAGACAGCATCAATAGTGCTAAGATTACATTGCAGCGAATTAATAATTCATCAACAAACAACTATGCATTGGAAGCTCCCAAACAAGTGCTGATGATTCCTGTTGACAGCATACAAACATTCTTTGAACATCATAATTACACGAATTACAAGAACTCTTTTGTGGCAAAATTGAACCAAAACGGTTATACTTTCAACAATATCAGTTCTATTATTCGCACGATGTATGAGAGTAAGAAAAATGGAACTGCATCGCCAAACTGGAACCAAGTGGTTGTCATTCCAGTGACAACAACCAGCATGAGCATTCAAAACGGAGGATATACTTCGACCTATCAAACCGGAGTCTATCACGACATGTCGATAAAGAGCACCAAGATAGAGGGGGGGAATACACCTGTCAAGCTCACGGTGATATACAGTAAATTCAAATAGATCATCCAACATGGCTGATAATTTTCTTGAACGTCAACGTCAGAGTTACGAGGAACGCAAACAGCAATGGCTGAAAAACAAGAAACATCTCACCAAGATTAAAAGGCCTCGCCCTGAAAAACCCGAAGACGAAGCATTGTAGATAAATATAGATAAAGCCGAGACCACGTTACAAGTCTCGGCTTTATGTCCTGATTAACATAAATACAATTATGAAAAAACTCTTTTCAATCCTCCTTTTGACGGCATTAAGTATCGCTTCTTATGCAACAGAAAAGACCGTCTCACTTAGATTTATTG
The nucleotide sequence above comes from Segatella oris. Encoded proteins:
- a CDS encoding DUF4270 domain-containing protein, which produces MKLKTLTSLLLVSLIIISCDDSTDGIGTTLTNKRDQLDITTDTFNVTTKSIAANAVLSRNISGYIGKFKDPETETDITADFMTQFGVLENFYLPEFKNIVSKENGLVYADSCEIRLYNEDTVGDSLAPMHLKMYELSKPVSDSKDYYTNFDPVQENYIRNGGLTVEKAYTLADVTSSDKEKKAKGYSPSIRIPLNKPYTDNNGKTYKNYGTYIMQKYYSPDSVNFKNSYKLIHNIMPGFYFKSVGGSGSIGKIFNSILFVYFRMQYKDSVYTRAATFGGTQEVMQTTHIVNDGNALQQLINNQSDTYLKTPAGIFTQMTLPVEEIVAGHEKDSINSAKITLQRINNSSTNNYALEAPKQVLMIPVDSIQTFFEHHNYTNYKNSFVAKLNQNGYTFNNISSIIRTMYESKKNGTASPNWNQVVVIPVTTTSMSIQNGGYTSTYQTGVYHDMSIKSTKIEGGNTPVKLTVIYSKFK